Below is a genomic region from Spirosoma radiotolerans.
CTGGATCGTCGGTTGAGCAATTAAAGATAGATGTTCTGTAAGCCCATAGATTACGCCAGCTCCCAGCAGAGGAGTAACAACCACACCTTTACCAAATTTTACGGGGACTAATTCCCCATTTCCATTTATATCGACGTAGCTGGTTCCCCTGAAATCAAAGGTGGCGCCTGCCGAAAAGTAAGGCGACAGTCGTTTGGTTGACGATTGGTAGTTAATCAATAAAGGCGCTTTATAGAGATTGGAAAAAGGGTGGTTGTACTGATAGCGAACAGTATAGGGGGTGCCATTCAGCAAATAATCACTTTTACCAACTGCCGCATGCGTAGCCCAAATGCCTGCTCCAATTGACCATTTCGGGGAGAAAGCATAGCGGGCCGCAACGCCAACTGAGTAACTAAGTCCACTGGAAACAGCCCTAAATTCAGTAGTAGGTAGTTGATTAGACGGATCAGCAAATGGAAAAATTACTTTCGAGCTAGCATGGGTGTAAATAGGAGCCAGTTGAACGGATAACGCGAATTTATGCTGTCCAAACACAATTGTCATACTGCTAATCACAAACAGAAAAGTCAGAGTTTTCATACGATTAACGTTTATTGGTTGCTCTATAAGTTTTGTCCGCTCCGTTTTTTATCGGTTAACCTCCACAGCGCCAGGCAATATAAATGAAGTTCGCTATTCATGTGATTCGAACCGCATAAGTACGTACATAAAAAAGTCCCCGCCATCCTGATAAACCAGTACAGCGGGGGCTTCTTTATGATCACTCCTTAAATGCTTTTCCGTTTCATTTCCTTAACAGCGAAATCAGCCGCCCGCGCCGTTAGCGCCATGTACGTTAACGACGGGTTTACACAGGAAGCAGACGTCATACAGGAACCATCCGTTACGAATACG
It encodes:
- a CDS encoding outer membrane beta-barrel protein; protein product: MKTLTFLFVISSMTIVFGQHKFALSVQLAPIYTHASSKVIFPFADPSNQLPTTEFRAVSSGLSYSVGVAARYAFSPKWSIGAGIWATHAAVGKSDYLLNGTPYTVRYQYNHPFSNLYKAPLLINYQSSTKRLSPYFSAGATFDFRGTSYVDINGNGELVPVKFGKGVVVTPLLGAGVIYGLTEHLSLIAQPTIQYTIESHPSYSYFHAYQLSLQTQLMYKF